In Streptomyces sp. RFCAC02, the following proteins share a genomic window:
- a CDS encoding response regulator transcription factor: protein MSVRVVVGDDRRLVAEALASALRVRGHRVVGACAPAARACEMAASKQPEVVLIGAPEPEVPGVLEPVARMRRESPRVAVVVLGPVPRPRGVAAAFAAGARGYVRHDERIEGVERAMVKARAGDVAVAPHLLAEAFAELLYPRVGPDAEGARLAALLTDREAAVLARIVEGDDTRRIAAGLGVAPSTARTHVQRLLTKLGTASRLEAAALATRTGLLDHLPPPLPRRAVPPRSGSD, encoded by the coding sequence ATGAGCGTACGGGTGGTGGTCGGGGACGACAGGCGTCTTGTCGCCGAGGCGCTGGCGTCCGCGCTGCGGGTGCGGGGCCACCGGGTGGTGGGGGCGTGCGCGCCGGCGGCCCGGGCCTGCGAGATGGCGGCGAGCAAGCAGCCGGAGGTCGTCCTCATCGGGGCGCCGGAACCGGAGGTCCCCGGTGTGCTGGAGCCGGTGGCGCGGATGCGGCGGGAGAGTCCGCGGGTGGCGGTCGTGGTGCTCGGGCCGGTGCCGAGGCCGCGTGGCGTGGCCGCCGCGTTCGCGGCCGGCGCCCGCGGCTATGTGCGGCACGACGAGCGCATCGAGGGGGTGGAGCGGGCCATGGTGAAGGCCAGGGCCGGTGACGTGGCGGTGGCGCCGCACCTGCTGGCCGAGGCGTTCGCCGAGCTGCTGTACCCCCGCGTCGGCCCGGACGCCGAGGGCGCGCGGCTGGCGGCGCTGCTCACCGACCGGGAGGCGGCCGTCCTGGCGCGGATCGTGGAGGGCGACGACACGCGGCGCATCGCGGCGGGTCTCGGGGTGGCGCCGAGCACGGCCCGCACCCATGTGCAGCGGCTCCTCACGAAGCTGGGCACGGCCTCGCGCCTGGAGGCCGCCGCGCTGGCGACGCGGACGGGCCTCCTCGACCACCTGCCGCCGCCCCTCCCGCGCCGAGCGGTCCCCCCGCGTTCCGGCTCCGACTGA
- a CDS encoding ABC-F family ATP-binding cassette domain-containing protein: protein MPEQRNLASVEAIRKVYGTRTLLDGVSLGVGEGDRIGVVGRNGDGKTTLIRLLTRQEEADDGRVTHAGGLRLGVLTQGDSLDPAATVRQEVIGGLADHEWAGDASVRDVLTGLFGGLDMPGFPAGPDTVIGPLSGGERRRIALAKLLVAEQDLIVLDEPTNHLDVEGIAWLASHLRTRRAALVVVTHDRWFLDQVCTRVWDVQRGTVHQYDGGYSDYVFARAERERVAAAEESKRQNLVRKELAWLRRGAPARTSKPRFRVEAANALIEDVPPPRDTAELSRFASARLGKTVYDLEDVTVRVGEGASERTLLSHLTWQLGPGDRIGLVGVNGAGKTSLLRTLARGEASEGRVTVGKTVRLAYLSQEVGELDPEWRVLQAVERVRSRVDLGKGREMSASQLCERFGFGRERQWTPVGDLSGGERRRLQILRLLMDEPNVLFLDEPTNDLDIETLTQLEDLLDGWPGSLVVISHDRYFVERVTDRVFALLGDGTLRMLPRGIDEYLERRAAQTAVHEVAADRAPAAAERPAATPAQVSRATQKELQRIERRLDRIGAREAELHGEMAAHATDFQRVAGLDAELRELAGERDDLENRWLELSDQG from the coding sequence ATGCCTGAACAGCGGAACCTGGCCAGCGTCGAGGCCATCCGGAAGGTCTACGGGACCCGCACCCTCCTCGACGGCGTCTCCCTCGGCGTCGGCGAGGGGGACCGGATCGGCGTCGTCGGCCGCAACGGCGACGGCAAGACCACGCTGATCCGTCTCCTCACCCGCCAGGAGGAGGCGGACGACGGCCGGGTGACGCACGCGGGCGGGCTGCGCCTCGGCGTCCTCACGCAGGGCGACTCGCTCGACCCCGCGGCCACCGTCCGCCAGGAGGTCATCGGCGGCCTCGCCGACCACGAGTGGGCGGGCGACGCCAGCGTGCGGGACGTGCTGACCGGCCTGTTCGGCGGCCTGGACATGCCGGGCTTCCCAGCCGGCCCCGACACGGTGATCGGCCCGCTGTCCGGCGGCGAGCGGCGGCGGATCGCGCTGGCGAAGCTGCTGGTCGCCGAGCAGGACCTGATCGTGCTCGACGAGCCGACGAACCACCTGGACGTCGAGGGCATCGCCTGGCTCGCGTCCCACCTGCGGACGCGCCGCGCGGCGCTCGTCGTCGTGACGCACGACCGGTGGTTCCTCGACCAGGTGTGCACCCGCGTGTGGGACGTACAGCGCGGCACCGTCCACCAGTACGACGGCGGCTACAGCGACTACGTCTTCGCGCGCGCCGAGCGGGAGCGCGTCGCCGCCGCCGAGGAGTCGAAGCGGCAGAACCTCGTCCGCAAGGAGCTGGCGTGGCTGCGGCGCGGCGCACCGGCCCGCACGAGCAAGCCGCGGTTCCGCGTCGAGGCGGCGAACGCGCTGATCGAGGACGTGCCCCCGCCGCGCGACACGGCGGAGCTGTCGCGCTTCGCGAGCGCGCGGCTCGGGAAGACGGTGTACGACCTGGAGGACGTGACGGTCCGCGTCGGGGAGGGCGCGTCGGAGCGGACGCTGCTGTCGCACCTGACGTGGCAGCTCGGCCCGGGCGACCGGATCGGCCTGGTCGGGGTGAACGGCGCGGGCAAGACCTCGCTGCTGCGGACGCTGGCGCGCGGCGAGGCGAGCGAGGGCCGCGTCACCGTGGGGAAGACGGTGCGGCTCGCGTACCTGTCGCAGGAGGTCGGTGAACTCGACCCGGAGTGGCGGGTGCTGCAGGCCGTGGAGCGGGTGCGCTCGCGCGTGGACCTGGGCAAGGGCCGGGAGATGTCGGCGTCGCAGCTCTGCGAGCGGTTCGGGTTCGGGCGGGAGCGCCAGTGGACGCCGGTCGGGGACCTGTCGGGCGGTGAGCGGCGGCGGCTGCAGATCCTGCGGCTGCTGATGGACGAGCCGAACGTCCTGTTCCTCGACGAGCCGACCAACGACCTGGACATCGAGACGCTGACGCAGTTGGAGGACCTCCTCGACGGCTGGCCCGGGTCGCTCGTCGTCATCAGCCACGACCGGTACTTCGTGGAGCGCGTCACCGACCGGGTGTTCGCGCTGCTGGGCGACGGCACGCTGCGGATGCTGCCGCGCGGCATCGACGAGTACCTGGAGCGCAGGGCTGCGCAGACGGCGGTGCACGAGGTGGCGGCGGACCGCGCGCCGGCCGCCGCGGAGCGGCCGGCGGCGACGCCCGCGCAGGTGTCCCGCGCCACGCAGAAGGAACTCCAGCGCATCGAGCGCCGGCTGGACCGCATCGGCGCCCGCGAGGCGGAGCTGCACGGTGAGATGGCGGCGCACGCGACCGACTTCCAGCGCGTCGCGGGGCTCGACGCGGAGCTGCGCGAACTCGCGGGCGAGCGTGACGATCTGGAGAACCGCTGGCTCGAACTGTCCGACCAGGGCTGA
- a CDS encoding phospholipid carrier-dependent glycosyltransferase yields MSSQTATETAPGDDDRATSTGWAARLRRFGHVPPRDGGGVRERLVPPFPEPGIRLWSYFGIAGPTAVRLARWTGWGGPVLVALLAGVLRFWNLGSPDDVIFDETYYAKDSWSLLQKGYETDWPDDADERIIAGHIPLGDSAAYVVHPPAGKWVIALGEWAFGLHPFGWRFMVALLGTLSVLLLCRIGRRLFRSTFLGCLAGVLMAVDGLHFVMSRTALLDLIVMFWLLAAFGALLVDRDRARARLAAALPTGTDGLLRPDTGVAERLGLGARPWRIAAGVFLGLACATKWNGLYVLAAFGILTVLWDAGARRVAGSNRPYHTMLRRDAVPAFVSLVPVALAVYLVSWTGWFATSGGYYRDWADRPADDSAWSWIPGPLRSLWHYSFEVYRFHVGLTSEHNYQSNPWSWLVAGRPVTYFYESADPGADGCPYASGCSREVLALGTPLLWWTACCALVYLCYRWLCRRDWRAGAVLCGVAAGYLPWFMYQERTIFYFYAVVLVPFLCLAVAMLVGTFLGPPGSTERRRVLGIVATGVLVLMIVWNFVYFYPIYTGQLIPHDGWRARMWLDTWV; encoded by the coding sequence ATGAGCAGCCAGACCGCGACCGAGACCGCCCCGGGCGACGACGACCGGGCCACGTCCACCGGCTGGGCGGCGCGGTTGCGCCGCTTCGGCCACGTGCCGCCGCGCGACGGCGGCGGCGTGCGCGAGCGGCTCGTCCCGCCGTTCCCCGAACCCGGCATCCGCCTGTGGAGCTACTTCGGCATCGCGGGACCCACCGCCGTCCGGCTCGCGCGCTGGACCGGCTGGGGCGGCCCGGTCCTGGTCGCGCTGCTCGCGGGCGTCCTCCGCTTCTGGAACCTCGGCTCGCCGGACGACGTGATATTCGACGAGACGTACTACGCCAAGGACTCCTGGTCCCTCCTGCAGAAGGGCTACGAGACCGACTGGCCCGACGACGCCGACGAACGCATCATCGCCGGGCACATCCCCCTCGGCGACTCCGCCGCGTACGTCGTCCACCCGCCCGCGGGCAAGTGGGTCATCGCGCTGGGCGAGTGGGCGTTCGGGCTCCACCCGTTCGGCTGGCGCTTCATGGTGGCGCTCCTCGGCACCCTGTCCGTGCTGCTGCTGTGCCGCATCGGACGGCGTCTCTTCCGCTCCACGTTCCTCGGCTGCCTGGCCGGCGTGCTGATGGCCGTGGACGGGCTGCACTTCGTGATGAGCCGCACCGCGCTGCTCGACCTGATCGTCATGTTCTGGCTGCTCGCCGCCTTCGGCGCGCTGCTCGTCGACCGGGACCGGGCACGCGCGCGCCTCGCCGCCGCCCTGCCCACCGGCACCGACGGACTCCTGCGCCCCGACACGGGCGTCGCGGAACGGCTCGGCCTCGGCGCGCGCCCCTGGCGCATCGCCGCCGGCGTCTTCCTCGGCCTGGCCTGCGCGACCAAGTGGAACGGGCTGTACGTCCTGGCCGCCTTCGGCATCCTGACGGTCCTGTGGGACGCGGGCGCCCGCCGGGTCGCCGGCTCCAACCGGCCGTACCACACGATGCTGCGCCGGGACGCCGTGCCCGCGTTCGTCTCGCTCGTGCCCGTCGCCCTCGCCGTGTACCTCGTGTCCTGGACCGGCTGGTTCGCCACCTCCGGCGGCTACTACCGCGACTGGGCCGACCGCCCCGCCGACGACAGCGCGTGGAGCTGGATCCCCGGGCCGCTGCGCAGCCTGTGGCACTACAGCTTCGAGGTGTACCGCTTCCACGTCGGCCTCACCAGCGAGCACAACTACCAGTCGAACCCGTGGAGCTGGCTCGTCGCCGGCCGCCCCGTCACCTACTTCTACGAGTCGGCCGACCCCGGCGCCGACGGCTGCCCGTACGCCAGCGGCTGCTCCCGCGAGGTCCTCGCGCTCGGCACGCCCCTGCTGTGGTGGACGGCCTGCTGCGCCCTCGTCTACCTCTGCTACCGCTGGCTGTGCCGCCGCGACTGGCGGGCCGGCGCGGTGCTGTGCGGCGTGGCCGCCGGCTACCTGCCCTGGTTCATGTACCAGGAGCGGACCATCTTCTACTTCTACGCCGTCGTGCTGGTGCCGTTCCTGTGCCTCGCGGTCGCGATGCTGGTCGGCACGTTCCTCGGCCCGCCCGGCTCGACGGAACGCCGCCGCGTCCTCGGCATCGTGGCGACCGGCGTACTGGTGCTCATGATCGTGTGGAACTTCGTGTACTTCTACCCGATCTACACCGGGCAGCTCATCCCGCACGACGGCTGGCGCGCCCGCATGTGGCTCGACACCTGGGTATGA
- a CDS encoding 4-(cytidine 5'-diphospho)-2-C-methyl-D-erythritol kinase, which produces MPPTPAVTVRVPAKVNAQLAVGGPRPDGFHDLANVFLAVDLYDRVTAAPADAGADPAVPRVTCAGPGSDLVPLDGGNLAVRAAVLLAGHHGRPPAVRLHIDKDIPVAGGMAGGSADAAGALLACDALWGTRTPREVLLDLCARLGSDVPFSLVGGAALGRGRGERLTPLPVGGTFHWVFALADGGLSTPAVYRECDRLRAAAPVPEPEADPALLAALAAGDPYALAAALPGANDLQPAALSLRPALDETLRAGTGAGALAGLVSGSGPTVAFLTADAGTARKVAAALETSGTCRAARATTAPAPGATTIVSHA; this is translated from the coding sequence ATGCCGCCCACCCCCGCCGTCACCGTCCGCGTCCCCGCCAAGGTCAACGCGCAGCTCGCCGTGGGCGGCCCCCGGCCGGACGGCTTCCACGACCTGGCCAACGTCTTCCTCGCCGTCGACCTGTACGACCGGGTGACGGCGGCCCCGGCCGACGCCGGTGCCGACCCGGCCGTGCCCCGCGTCACCTGCGCCGGTCCCGGAAGCGACCTGGTGCCCCTGGACGGCGGCAACCTCGCCGTGCGCGCGGCCGTCCTCCTCGCCGGGCACCACGGCCGCCCGCCCGCCGTCCGTCTCCACATCGACAAGGACATCCCGGTCGCCGGCGGCATGGCCGGCGGCAGCGCCGACGCGGCGGGCGCCCTCCTGGCCTGCGACGCCCTGTGGGGCACCCGCACGCCGCGCGAGGTGCTGCTCGACCTGTGCGCGCGGCTCGGGTCCGACGTGCCGTTCAGCCTCGTCGGGGGCGCAGCGCTCGGCCGGGGGCGCGGTGAACGGCTGACCCCGCTGCCGGTCGGCGGCACGTTCCACTGGGTCTTCGCCCTCGCGGACGGCGGCCTGTCCACGCCGGCCGTGTACCGCGAGTGCGACCGGCTGCGCGCCGCCGCCCCCGTGCCGGAGCCCGAGGCCGATCCCGCGCTGCTCGCCGCGCTCGCCGCCGGCGACCCGTACGCCCTGGCGGCGGCCCTGCCCGGCGCGAACGACCTCCAGCCCGCCGCCCTGTCCCTGCGGCCCGCGCTCGACGAGACCCTGCGCGCCGGAACGGGCGCCGGCGCGCTGGCCGGTCTCGTCTCTGGCTCGGGGCCGACCGTGGCGTTCCTGACGGCCGACGCCGGCACGGCCCGCAAGGTCGCCGCCGCCCTCGAGACCTCCGGCACCTGCCGCGCTGCCCGTGCGACGACGGCGCCCGCGCCGGGGGCGACTACCATCGTCTCCCATGCCTGA
- the rsmA gene encoding 16S rRNA (adenine(1518)-N(6)/adenine(1519)-N(6))-dimethyltransferase RsmA, translating into MTAADALLGPGDVRELAAALGVRPTKQRGQNFVIDANTVRRIVRAAGVGPDDTVVEIGPGLGSLTLALLAEAGSVTAVEIDDVLAAALPATVAARLPERADRFRLVHADALRVTELPGPAPQSLVANLPYNVAVPVLLHMLASFPSLERGLVMVQSEVADRLAAGPGSKVYGVPSVKTAWYARARRAGAIGRSVFWPAPNVDSGLVALERREPPATSASRAEVFAVVDAAFAQRRKTLRSALAGWAGSAAAAEEACRAAGVPATARGEALTVEDFARLAEHRPR; encoded by the coding sequence ATGACGGCCGCCGACGCGCTGCTCGGCCCGGGGGACGTCCGCGAGCTGGCCGCCGCCCTCGGCGTGCGGCCGACGAAGCAGCGCGGCCAGAACTTCGTCATCGACGCCAACACGGTGCGCCGCATCGTGCGCGCGGCCGGGGTGGGTCCCGACGACACGGTGGTCGAGATCGGCCCCGGCCTCGGGTCGCTGACGCTGGCGCTTCTCGCGGAGGCCGGCTCGGTCACGGCGGTCGAGATCGACGACGTGCTGGCCGCCGCGCTGCCGGCCACCGTCGCGGCGCGCCTCCCGGAGCGCGCGGACCGCTTCCGCCTGGTGCACGCGGACGCCCTGCGCGTCACGGAGCTGCCGGGGCCCGCGCCGCAGTCCCTCGTCGCGAACCTGCCGTACAACGTCGCCGTGCCCGTCCTGCTGCACATGCTGGCGTCCTTCCCGAGCCTGGAGCGCGGGCTCGTCATGGTGCAGTCGGAGGTCGCCGACCGGCTGGCGGCGGGTCCCGGGTCGAAGGTGTACGGGGTGCCGTCCGTGAAGACCGCCTGGTACGCGCGGGCGCGGCGGGCCGGGGCGATCGGGCGGTCGGTGTTCTGGCCGGCGCCGAACGTCGACTCGGGCCTGGTCGCGCTGGAGCGGCGCGAGCCGCCGGCGACGTCGGCGAGCCGGGCCGAGGTCTTCGCGGTCGTGGACGCGGCGTTCGCGCAGCGGCGGAAGACCCTGCGCTCGGCGCTGGCCGGCTGGGCCGGGTCGGCGGCGGCGGCCGAGGAGGCGTGCCGCGCGGCCGGCGTACCGGCGACGGCGCGCGGCGAGGCCCTGACCGTCGAGGACTTCGCACGCCTGGCGGAACACCGCCCGCGCTAG
- the rsmI gene encoding 16S rRNA (cytidine(1402)-2'-O)-methyltransferase, with product MTGTTGTLVLAGTPIGDLADAPPRLAAELGSADVVAAEDTRRLRRLAQGLGVRVDGRVVSYFEGNEAARTPELARELESGARVLLVTDAGMPSVSDPGYRLVAAAVELGARVTAVPGPSAVLTALALSGLPVDRFCFEGFLPRKPGERAARLREAAGERRTLVYFEAPHRLAATLAAMADAFGGGRRAAVCRELTKTYEEVRRGPLDELAEWAEAGVRGEITVVVAGADPAAGSGDAPDAAELARRVAEREDAGQARKEAIAEVAREAGVPKRQVFDAVVAAKRS from the coding sequence GTGACAGGCACGACAGGCACCCTCGTACTGGCCGGAACCCCGATCGGCGACCTCGCGGACGCCCCGCCGAGACTGGCGGCGGAACTGGGCTCGGCGGACGTGGTCGCCGCCGAGGACACGCGGCGGCTGCGGCGGCTCGCGCAGGGGCTCGGGGTGCGGGTGGACGGCCGTGTCGTGTCGTACTTCGAGGGCAACGAGGCGGCGCGCACGCCGGAGCTGGCGCGTGAGCTGGAGTCGGGCGCGCGGGTGCTGCTGGTGACGGACGCGGGGATGCCGTCGGTGTCCGACCCGGGGTACCGGCTGGTGGCGGCGGCGGTGGAGCTGGGCGCGCGCGTCACGGCGGTGCCGGGGCCCTCGGCGGTGCTGACGGCGCTGGCGCTGTCGGGGCTGCCGGTGGACCGTTTCTGCTTCGAGGGGTTCCTGCCGCGCAAGCCGGGCGAGCGGGCGGCGCGGCTGCGCGAGGCGGCCGGGGAGCGCCGCACCCTCGTCTACTTCGAGGCGCCGCACCGGCTCGCCGCGACGCTGGCCGCGATGGCGGATGCGTTCGGCGGCGGCCGGCGCGCGGCGGTGTGCCGGGAGCTGACGAAGACGTACGAGGAGGTGCGGCGCGGTCCGCTGGACGAGCTGGCGGAGTGGGCGGAGGCGGGGGTGCGCGGGGAGATCACGGTGGTGGTGGCGGGTGCCGATCCGGCCGCCGGGTCGGGTGACGCCCCGGACGCCGCTGAGCTGGCGCGAAGGGTCGCGGAGCGCGAGGACGCGGGTCAGGCGCGCAAGGAGGCCATCGCCGAGGTCGCGCGGGAGGCGGGCGTACCGAAGCGGCAGGTGTTCGACGCGGTGGTGGCGGCGAAGCGGTCCTGA
- a CDS encoding PQQ-binding-like beta-propeller repeat protein, producing MPQPPTPPPEEPGGVFGPPPELPSGGTPHGASVPRPPTPPSPSPSPAWQRPPVPDPADSLPRTPQPFVPPGFGPPAAPVTPPPPSVPVTPPSSALSPGYGYPSAPAPPPGGASIARRRTLDGAAPPPAGPYAPTAVPNAPGAPGGSQPAPSKGPRRRPDPVRAVMIVVSVVSFLFAGGGTVWLLTQDGGSTADASGDPTPPPGESGGETLPAEPIDASLAWDQPAPEVSADDLTLEGRGGWLTDDAFVRVMPDGIVSYDLASGAENWSLPFETSRGECKASLNADGGRIAILQGRDCEVLTVVDIVAGREVTSIPLGDDYTPGQYHYPAILGDTVAVGWGVGGGGYSISSGERIWRSTLGSQRCIEGDYAVMDGSFVSLLSCETSNGTPDGGAIRVTDEGGREQWSWEYGTEYEGEPFEVSSVVSLDPLVVDAGIGEGDYGMGDPHLLVVNEEHTEVEHVLDYDTTRYVAPCRLNTFADCRLGVVLDDHLFLATNEPNGDAGIVAFDLTTGRAEYEVPALNGGDIRPVGAVDGKVLAYQPSDGTVEGLVVAIDPATEEATSVMALDHETVAEETALMTGLFPDDRLVLWQDGTLVLTAQVFYEGDSASGRPAVLAYR from the coding sequence ATGCCGCAGCCACCGACACCACCGCCCGAGGAGCCCGGGGGTGTCTTCGGGCCGCCCCCGGAGCTGCCGTCCGGCGGCACGCCGCACGGGGCGTCCGTGCCCCGCCCGCCGACACCGCCGTCGCCCTCGCCGTCGCCGGCGTGGCAGCGTCCGCCGGTCCCCGACCCGGCCGACTCCCTGCCGCGGACGCCGCAGCCGTTCGTGCCGCCGGGGTTCGGCCCGCCGGCGGCGCCCGTGACACCGCCGCCGCCGTCCGTGCCGGTGACCCCGCCGTCGTCCGCCCTGTCGCCCGGGTACGGGTACCCGTCGGCTCCGGCCCCGCCGCCGGGCGGCGCGAGCATCGCGCGCCGCCGCACGCTCGACGGCGCCGCCCCGCCGCCGGCCGGCCCGTACGCGCCCACCGCCGTCCCGAACGCGCCGGGCGCGCCGGGGGGTTCGCAGCCGGCGCCGTCGAAGGGGCCGCGGCGCCGTCCCGACCCGGTGCGGGCGGTGATGATCGTCGTGTCGGTCGTGTCGTTCCTGTTCGCCGGCGGCGGCACGGTGTGGCTCCTCACCCAGGACGGCGGCAGCACGGCGGACGCGTCGGGCGACCCCACCCCGCCCCCCGGGGAGTCCGGCGGCGAGACCCTGCCGGCCGAGCCCATCGACGCCTCCCTCGCCTGGGACCAGCCCGCGCCCGAGGTGTCGGCGGACGATCTCACCCTGGAGGGCCGGGGCGGCTGGCTCACCGACGACGCGTTCGTCCGGGTCATGCCGGACGGCATCGTCTCCTACGACCTGGCCTCCGGCGCCGAGAACTGGTCGCTGCCGTTCGAGACCTCGCGCGGTGAGTGCAAGGCGTCGCTCAACGCCGACGGCGGCCGCATAGCCATCCTCCAGGGCCGCGACTGCGAGGTCCTCACCGTCGTGGACATCGTGGCGGGCCGGGAGGTCACCAGCATCCCGCTCGGCGACGACTACACGCCCGGCCAGTACCACTACCCGGCGATCCTCGGCGACACCGTGGCCGTCGGCTGGGGCGTCGGGGGCGGCGGGTACAGCATCAGCTCCGGCGAGCGCATCTGGCGCTCCACCCTGGGGTCGCAGCGCTGCATCGAGGGCGACTACGCGGTCATGGACGGCTCGTTCGTCTCCCTGCTGTCCTGCGAGACGTCCAACGGCACGCCGGACGGCGGCGCGATCCGTGTCACCGACGAGGGCGGCCGGGAGCAGTGGTCCTGGGAGTACGGCACCGAGTACGAGGGGGAGCCGTTCGAGGTCTCCTCGGTCGTCTCCCTCGATCCGCTGGTCGTCGACGCCGGGATCGGCGAGGGCGACTACGGGATGGGCGACCCGCACCTCCTCGTGGTGAACGAGGAGCACACCGAGGTCGAGCATGTCCTCGACTACGACACCACCCGCTATGTGGCGCCCTGCCGGCTCAACACGTTCGCCGACTGCCGCCTCGGTGTCGTCCTCGACGACCACCTCTTCCTCGCCACCAACGAGCCGAACGGCGACGCCGGCATCGTCGCGTTCGATCTGACGACCGGCCGCGCCGAGTACGAGGTGCCCGCGCTCAACGGCGGTGACATACGGCCGGTCGGCGCCGTGGACGGCAAGGTGCTGGCCTACCAGCCGTCCGACGGGACGGTGGAGGGCCTCGTCGTCGCGATCGACCCGGCGACCGAGGAGGCCACGAGTGTCATGGCGCTCGACCATGAGACGGTCGCGGAGGAGACGGCGCTGATGACGGGGCTCTTCCCGGATGACAGGCTCGTCCTGTGGCAGGACGGCACCCTCGTCCTGACGGCCCAGGTGTTCTACGAGGGCGACAGCGCCTCGGGGCGGCCGGCGGTGCTCGCCTACCGCTGA
- a CDS encoding TatD family hydrolase: MPKSAKAKAEQNVPPPLPEPLAVPVADSHTHLDMQSGTVDEALAKAAAVGVTRLVQIGCDVARARWSVAAAAEHDAITAGVALHPNEAARIEAEHGPAALDAALDEIEAIAGHPEVRAIGETGLDYFRTGPEGTAAQQRSFRRHIRLAKERDVALVIHDRDAHADVLRILKEEGAPRRTVFHCYSGDAEMSRVCAAAGYYMSFAGNVTFASAQPLRDALAAAPPELLLVETDAPFLTPAPFRGRPNAPYLVPVTLRAMAGVQGLSEDELAGHIAANTERVFG, translated from the coding sequence ATGCCCAAGTCAGCCAAGGCCAAGGCCGAGCAGAACGTGCCACCCCCGCTGCCCGAGCCGCTGGCCGTGCCCGTCGCCGACTCGCACACCCACCTCGACATGCAGTCCGGCACGGTCGACGAGGCGCTCGCGAAGGCGGCCGCCGTGGGCGTGACGCGGCTGGTGCAGATCGGCTGCGACGTGGCACGCGCCCGCTGGTCCGTGGCGGCGGCGGCCGAGCACGACGCGATCACCGCCGGGGTCGCCCTGCACCCGAACGAGGCGGCCCGTATCGAGGCCGAGCACGGCCCGGCCGCCCTGGACGCCGCGCTGGACGAGATCGAGGCCATCGCCGGGCACCCCGAGGTCCGCGCGATCGGCGAGACCGGGCTCGACTACTTCCGCACCGGCCCCGAGGGCACGGCGGCGCAGCAGCGGTCGTTCCGCCGCCACATCCGGCTGGCGAAGGAGCGCGACGTCGCGCTCGTCATCCACGACCGGGACGCCCACGCCGACGTGCTGCGCATCCTGAAGGAGGAGGGCGCGCCGCGCCGCACCGTCTTCCACTGCTACTCGGGCGACGCGGAGATGAGCCGGGTCTGCGCGGCCGCCGGGTACTACATGTCGTTCGCGGGCAACGTGACGTTCGCCAGCGCCCAGCCCCTGCGGGACGCGCTCGCGGCCGCGCCGCCGGAGCTGCTGCTCGTGGAGACGGACGCGCCGTTCCTCACGCCCGCGCCGTTCCGGGGCCGCCCGAACGCGCCGTACCTCGTCCCGGTGACCCTGCGGGCCATGGCCGGGGTGCAGGGCCTGTCCGAGGACGAGCTGGCCGGGCACATCGCCGCCAACACCGAGCGGGTCTTCGGATGA
- a CDS encoding class I SAM-dependent methyltransferase, with amino-acid sequence MSTFDDLLAEGEAVPTEGWDFSWFEGRATEERPPWGYARLLAGRLAAARAALDVQTGGGEVLAGALAAASAVPPVLAATEPWAPNLALARRALAPYGGTVEHVADTAGLPFPGARFDLVVSRHPVVTRWDEVARVLAPGGTYFSQQVGDGTLRELTDALMGPQTVSPVRNPLRAVAEAEAAGLTVVDLRQRMLRIEFYDIAAVVHFLRKVVWTVPGFTVAAYREQLAGLHRFMERHGPFVAHSHRFLIEARA; translated from the coding sequence ATGAGCACTTTCGACGACCTGCTGGCCGAGGGCGAGGCCGTTCCCACCGAGGGGTGGGACTTCTCCTGGTTCGAGGGGCGCGCGACCGAGGAACGCCCGCCCTGGGGGTACGCCCGCCTCCTCGCCGGGCGGCTGGCCGCGGCCCGTGCCGCCCTCGACGTCCAGACCGGCGGCGGCGAGGTCCTGGCCGGCGCTCTGGCCGCCGCGTCCGCCGTGCCGCCGGTCCTGGCCGCGACCGAGCCGTGGGCGCCGAACCTGGCGCTGGCCCGCCGCGCCCTCGCGCCGTACGGCGGCACGGTGGAGCACGTCGCGGACACGGCCGGCCTGCCGTTCCCCGGGGCGCGGTTCGACCTCGTCGTCAGCCGGCACCCCGTCGTGACGCGCTGGGACGAGGTCGCCCGCGTCCTCGCGCCGGGCGGCACGTATTTCTCGCAGCAGGTCGGGGACGGCACCCTCCGGGAACTCACCGACGCCCTCATGGGACCGCAGACCGTCAGCCCTGTCCGCAACCCCCTGCGGGCCGTCGCGGAGGCGGAGGCGGCCGGTCTCACGGTCGTCGATCTGCGGCAGCGGATGCTGCGCATCGAGTTCTACGACATCGCCGCTGTCGTGCACTTCCTGCGCAAGGTCGTCTGGACGGTCCCCGGCTTCACGGTCGCCGCGTACCGCGAGCAACTGGCCGGGCTGCACCGCTTCATGGAACGGCACGGGCCGTTCGTCGCCCACTCCCACCGGTTCCTGATCGAGGCCCGCGCGTGA